DNA sequence from the Leptospirillum ferrooxidans C2-3 genome:
CTCGCGGAGTAATCAGGGAAGCACAGGAACTGGCCGCGGACATCTATGGAGCGGACCAATCTTTTTTCCTCGTCAACGGAACATCCGGGGGGAATCAGGCCATGATTCTCTCCGTGATGAAACCGGGGGAGCCTATTCTGCTCACTCGCATCCTCCACAAGTCAGTGGTCTCCGGCTTGATCATGACCGATTGCAAACCCATCTTCATTCCGCTTCAATCCACTCCGGACTGCGACTTGCTGCTGAATGACAGGACAGACACCATTATTCAGGCAATGAACCGTCATCCTGAAGCCAAAAAGCTTTTTTTAACTTCCCCAAACTATTATGGCGTCACACTGGATCTCCCCACCATCATTCAAGAGGCGCATAGCCGCGGAGTAACCGTTCTTGTGGATGAGGCACATGGCCCCCATCTCCACTTTCATGATGACCTGCCGCCCAGTGCTATGGCTTCAAACGCCGATCTTTGCGTTCAGTCCACCCATAAAATCATCGGCGGAATGACTCAAGCGTCCATTCTGCATGCAAAAAAAGCGAATATTGACATCGAACGATTGACCAGCGTCCTCCGATACCTTCAAACAACAAGTCCTTCCTACATATTGATGGCATCCCTTGATCTGGCTCGCATGCAAATGGCCACGGAAGGAAAAAAACTCCTGAGCAAGGCAATCGACCTTGCCAGAAAAGCCAGGGAGCGGATTCGGAAGATCCCCGGACTGACCTGTATTGACCGAGATGAAGTGAAAGCAGCCTCCGGAGGGGATAACGACCTTGACGAGACCAAGCTTGCGATTGGGGTGAAAGGAATCGGACTGACCGGCTATCAGGTCTCACAAAAACTGAACCACGAATTTGGCATTCAGGTTGAAATGGCCGATCTCCACCATGTTTTGGTCATTGTCAGTATCGGAGATCACAGGGAAGATCTTGACCGGCTGGTTCGAGCGATGGAGGCCATCTCACACCAAGCCATGACGTTAAAATCGATCATTCCAATCAATGTCAAGCCACCTTATGCCATTGCCTCTTCACGGATGAATCCCAGGGAAGCCTTTTTTTCCTCCCATCAATCCGTTCCTCTTGAAGAGGCCCTTGGAAAAACCGCTGCAGACATTGTGACCGTATATCCTCCGGGAATCCCCCTTCTGATTCCGGGAGAAGAAATAACACAAACAGTACTCGACCACCTGATCCTCATGCGTGAAACAGGGGCCACACTTGATGGTCTTGACTCAGACAACAGATTGATCAATATCGTCTGATTCTTCCCTTACTCTCCAGAGGTCCCGATGAATCGTCTTGTCAGAAATGGTCCATGGCTCTTGCTCATCCTTCTCATTGGTTCAGGGTGGGCCATAGAAACACTCATGGACGAATCCGTGGACTATCTGTGGTTCTCATCCCTGAACGCCCTGTCAATCTTCTGGACATACTTCTGGGCTCGGCTCCTTTCCGGTATCATCTTCGGAAGCCTTTTCTTCATCACTCTTTTCTCCGCACTCAGAACCATTCCGGGGAAGATACCTCCCATCACCATCCGGGTAGGTCCAAGGCTGCAGGAAATTCCTGTTGCCGGGATCAGAAAGACCCTCACCATTGCCATCTTCCTGCTCTCTCTTTTTGTGGGAGAAGGGTTCTCTGACCCCAACTCGGCGCTGTCGTTCCTATCTGTTATCAAGGCAGCCAATGGCGGCCCATCTGACCCGGTCTTTCATCACCCGCTCTCTTTTTACTTGTTTGACCTGCCTTTTTGGGAACCTCTCGTTAACTTCACGACTGCAGTCCTGATCATATCCGTCATTGTCTCACTCATTTTGGGAAAACTAACCGGATTTCTGAGGGCCTCTCAGACAGGTTTTCATTTTGAACCCATTTATAGAAAGCGTTTTTTCTTTCTTCTGGCCGTAGCAGTCGGATCTCTCGGATTATCGGTTTTCCTTGAACGGTATGATCTTTTGACAAAAACACATGAAATGATCACTGGACCAGGCTATACAGAGACTCACTCAACAATACCTGCACTCCTATTCGCATCGATCATGGCATTTCTGACAACGGCTGCCTGTCTTCTTGCAGCATTTTCAGAGTCAAAGAGTCTCCTTCCACTCGGACTTGGAACCACTGCGGCGGCAGCATACTTTATCGGAGCAGTCATTTATCCTGATATGCTTGAGCGATTTGTCGTTCTGCCTGACCAGTTCCATCGGGAAAAGCCTTATATCGAAAAAAATATCCAGTGGACGAGAATGGCTTATGGGCTCGACCGGGTAAAAGTGGAACATATTTCGGAACTCAAGACACCCAGCCAACAGGATTTTGAAAAAAATGCACCCACCATCAATAATATCCGGCTCTGGGATCATCGTCCCCTTTTGACGACAGTCAGACAATTGCAACAAATACGGACTTACTATCAATTCCCCTTGCTGGCACCCGACCGTTACACGGTCAATGGGCAACTCAGGCAGGTTCTTCTGGCACCACGGGAGCTGTCTTACAGCAACCTGCCTTCGCCTAACTGGATTAATCTTCATCTGGCCTATACACATGGACATGGATTGATCATGGCTCCGGTCAACAGGGTAACAGACGAGGGACTCCCTATCTTCTGGATCAGAAATATCCCACCGGAGACACCCGCATCCCTTCCACTCAAACATTCAAGGATCTATTTTGCGGACCGGAACTTGCCCTATGCGATTGTCAATACACAAGTCGGTGAATTTGATTATCCCAGCGGAAATAAAAATGTCTACAGCCACTATAACGGCAAGGGTGGAATCAGATTATCCTCAACCATGAGGAAGATCTTGTTCAGTTATCATTTCGGAACACCCAAAATCTTTCTCTCCGATGCCATTACCCCTGAAAGTCGGATTCTTTTCCATCGCAACATTTTTACAATCGTCCATAACCTAGCGCCCTACCTTACACTGGACCCTGATCCCGTCCCGATTGTCACCGCTCACGGCCGATTACTCTGGATGATTGATGCATACACAACATCTTCTCATGTCCCATATTCAAAGGAAGTTCCGGGTCCATTGGCCATGATCAACCCGAGGTCTCATTTCGCGGGTGGACATCTGTCTGCGTTGGGAAGCTGGCACCGGGAAATCAACATGATCCATAATCCGGTCCGAGTCATAGTCGATCCCCAGTCAGGAATACCAACCTTTTATGTAACAGACCCCAGTGACCCCATGATTGCCACCTACAGGGCAATTTTCCCGGATCTCTACAAACCGATGGAAATGATGGGAACGGACCTTGAAAGCCATCTTCGCTTTCCCCCGGGTATTTTCTCGATTCTTGCCAAAGTCTATGAGTCTTATCACATGACAGATCCGCATACTTTTTTTAATAGGGAAGATCTCTGGGACCTGCCCACACGAAATGAGCAGTCGATGAGCCCTTACTACACCGTCATGAGACTCCCTGGCTCCAGCAAGGAAGAATACGTCCTGATGCTTCCCTACACCCCATCACAACGCCAGAATCTTTCCGCATGGCTCGTCGGGCGGTCTGATGGAAAACACCTTGGCGGAATGAAGGTCTTTACCTTTCCCAAGGAAAGACTCATTTACGGACCTGATCAGATCGAAGCCCGCATAGACCAGAGGGGGCCCATTTCAAAACAGCTCACCTTATGGAATCAGCAAGGATCACATGTTGTCAGGGGAACACTTCTCATCATTCCTGTTGCGGGCACACTCCTTTATGTAGAACCACTGTATCTTGAGGCCACCAGTCAGGGAGCACTTCCGGAGCTCAGGAGGGTTATTGTCTCGATGGGTGATCGTGTCGTGATGAGAAAAACGCTTTCTGAAGCGATCGACGCCCTTTTTAACAACGCTTCCGGGAATGAAGCCAATCCACCACAAAAACATGAAGTCCGATCCAGGATTGGGGAAGAAGATGGATGGGTAGAACTCCATGCCCTAGAAAAAGATGCTGACGGGGCCCTTAGAAATGGAGATCTTCAGAGACTGGGAGCTGATATGAAAAAAATCCTGAATACCATTAGAAAACACCCCTAGAAAACAAGATGGGAGAGAGAAGAGTCAGAAAGGATTCTTTCGTGCGGATTACCCCAAACGGTCTTGTAAAAGTTCTCGGGCAAGAAGTCTTGTCGAAGGAGACATTGCATCCCCTCCCAACATTCTGGCAATCTCTCCCACCCTGACCTCTCCTTCAATCTCACGAACACTCGACTGAACGATATCCCCGACCAGGTTTTTCTGAACAAGCAAATGGGCATTCCCTTTTCTGGCAACTTGATGCAGGTGAGTGATCGTCACCACTTGACGGTGTTGGGCAATTTCTGACAAAAGGTCTCCCAATACCTCTCCAACCTCTCCGCCGATTCCGGAATCGACCTCATCAAAAATAAGGGTTGATCCTGCATCCCTGTCTGAAAGAATCCATTTCAATACCAAAAGAAGTCTCGAAACCTCTCCACCCGAAGCAACTTCATCAAGGGGCTTGGGAGGAATGCCTGGGTTGGCTGAAAAAAGGAATCGGACAGAATCCGCCCCTCCCGGAGGAAAATCTCCTTGGGGAAGATCCATCCTGTCAACGATAAAAACGGCATTTTCAAGCTTAAGCTTCGTGAGGCGATCTTTCATCATGGGCTCAAGCTTCCTTGCCCCTTCAATTCTCTTCTCCCGGATCAATCCTGAAAGCACAAAAAGCTCATCCTCAACAGTCCCAATCTCGGAACGCGTTGTAGCCAATTGTGCCTCAATCTCATCCGAGGGGGGAAGAGTGATATCCGAAAAAAAACTCCATAATTGTTGAGGATCTACCCGATATTTTCTTGATAACCTCTGGTAAAGATCAAACCGAGTCTCAACTCTCAACGCCTCTTGGGGATCAAATTCAAGATTTTCAAGATAACTTCTGGCATCTCCCGAAAGTTCCCGAAGAATGGTCATGGACTCTGCAAGCAACTTATGGATTCCAATCAATCGGCTATCATATTCGGTCAAGCGATTGAGCTCCGCCTCCAGATGCCTCAGCTGCCCCAGAACGGAAACATCTCCATCATAAACAGTATCGATAATGTTCCCGACACAGGTTTCCAGCTCCTTTGCATGTTGATGTGCCGAAAGAAGATCAGAAAGAGCTGCCCACTCTCCCTCCACGGGGGAAAGAAGAGTCCTGTCGTCAAATTTCTCCATCATGGAATCTTTTTCTGCTAGGAGCCTTCCCTCAATCTCCGAGAGGCGATCAAGCTCGGCAAGAAGCAATTTCCTTTTTGACCGGAGAACCTCATAATCTTCGACCAAAGACTCTGCTTCCGAAAAAACATCCAGAATTTTTCGATTCAGGCGAGCATCAAGAAGCCGGAAACTTTCTCCCTGACCTACAATATCGAGTAAAAGCCGCCCAACCTCCAGCAACTGTCCAGCAGATACAGAGTGCCCATTAACTGTCTGGCGCGTTCTCCCATTTTCAAGAAGGACACGCCGAATGACGATATCCTCATTTTCAGACACAATGTCTTTCATAAATTCCGGTATGATCCCAAGAGGAGAAAATCCCGCCTCAACAACCCCTTCATTATGCCCTGGCCTTATGCTCAAACCTTTGGGTTTCCCTCCGGAAATAAAATCGATTGCATCAACAAACAATGATTTTCCCGCACCTGTTTCGCCAGTCACCACTGTCAGAGCCGGTCCAAAAGAAATCATGTTCTGATCAATCGTGGCAATCGAACGAATATTGAGAAACTCAAGCATCAAGAATATCCCTGGAAATACGGAAGGAAAATGAACGGGTGCCAAAAAAACTCTGGCACCCGATCATTTGAGGCATCAACAACGATTATGAAGCAAGAAGAGTATCGATTTTATCTTTGAAGTTTTTCTTGCTCTGTGCACCGACAACCTTATCAACAATCTGTCCGTCCTTGAAGAACATGAGTGTTGGAATACCCATTACCTGATATCGTACAGCAATATCCTGATTATCATCAGTGTTGAGCTTTACAAACTGGACCTTTCCGGCATATTCGACGGAAAGCTCTTCTACAATAGGAGCAACTGAGCGACAAGGACCACACCATGGAGCCCAAAAATCGACCATCATCAGTCCCTTTGATCCAAGGACGTCCTTTTCCCACTCCTGACTGCCAACTTCCTTTACTGACCCTGCCATGAACCCTCCTTCACTGCTTTAAATGAAAAAACCATACCCCAACCCATCACGGGAAAGATTTCCCAAAAGTTCCCGAAGAGCTAGAAGCTTGATCAATAACGTTCAAGGGAAATCACAAAAGACAGATTAATCTCCTATCCCGCTATTGTATGAGGCGAATCCCGGGACTGTCAAACAAAAATCCTTAAAAAAACAGATAAACAGAATCTATCCAGTAAAAAAAAGAGGAAGGCATTTCTGCCTTCCTCTTTCCTGAAAACAAGATCCAAACGCTTACGCATTCGGATTTAATACATGTCACCCATACCGCCACCTGGCATTGCTGGGGCCTTGGGCTCTTTTTCCGGAATATCAGCAATCATGACTTCAGTTGTCAGCATCAGGCTTGAAACAGACGCCGCATTTTGAAGCGCTGAGCGGGTGACCTTTGTCGGGTCAATGATTCCAGCCTGAATCATGTCAACATAAGTTTCTGAAGCCGCATCAAATCCCATCGTACCTTTTTCAGAGCGAACTCTCTGGACCACAACGG
Encoded proteins:
- a CDS encoding aminotransferase class I/II-fold pyridoxal phosphate-dependent enzyme, giving the protein MTPYDHNRTPLFDAMVALAESRKVSFHTPGHKSGKGISTRFRKFVGPKVFSIDLTCLDEVDSLQKPRGVIREAQELAADIYGADQSFFLVNGTSGGNQAMILSVMKPGEPILLTRILHKSVVSGLIMTDCKPIFIPLQSTPDCDLLLNDRTDTIIQAMNRHPEAKKLFLTSPNYYGVTLDLPTIIQEAHSRGVTVLVDEAHGPHLHFHDDLPPSAMASNADLCVQSTHKIIGGMTQASILHAKKANIDIERLTSVLRYLQTTSPSYILMASLDLARMQMATEGKKLLSKAIDLARKARERIRKIPGLTCIDRDEVKAASGGDNDLDETKLAIGVKGIGLTGYQVSQKLNHEFGIQVEMADLHHVLVIVSIGDHREDLDRLVRAMEAISHQAMTLKSIIPINVKPPYAIASSRMNPREAFFSSHQSVPLEEALGKTAADIVTVYPPGIPLLIPGEEITQTVLDHLILMRETGATLDGLDSDNRLINIV
- the trxA gene encoding thioredoxin, whose protein sequence is MAGSVKEVGSQEWEKDVLGSKGLMMVDFWAPWCGPCRSVAPIVEELSVEYAGKVQFVKLNTDDNQDIAVRYQVMGIPTLMFFKDGQIVDKVVGAQSKKNFKDKIDTLLAS
- a CDS encoding DNA repair protein RecN, with the translated sequence MLEFLNIRSIATIDQNMISFGPALTVVTGETGAGKSLFVDAIDFISGGKPKGLSIRPGHNEGVVEAGFSPLGIIPEFMKDIVSENEDIVIRRVLLENGRTRQTVNGHSVSAGQLLEVGRLLLDIVGQGESFRLLDARLNRKILDVFSEAESLVEDYEVLRSKRKLLLAELDRLSEIEGRLLAEKDSMMEKFDDRTLLSPVEGEWAALSDLLSAHQHAKELETCVGNIIDTVYDGDVSVLGQLRHLEAELNRLTEYDSRLIGIHKLLAESMTILRELSGDARSYLENLEFDPQEALRVETRFDLYQRLSRKYRVDPQQLWSFFSDITLPPSDEIEAQLATTRSEIGTVEDELFVLSGLIREKRIEGARKLEPMMKDRLTKLKLENAVFIVDRMDLPQGDFPPGGADSVRFLFSANPGIPPKPLDEVASGGEVSRLLLVLKWILSDRDAGSTLIFDEVDSGIGGEVGEVLGDLLSEIAQHRQVVTITHLHQVARKGNAHLLVQKNLVGDIVQSSVREIEGEVRVGEIARMLGGDAMSPSTRLLARELLQDRLG
- a CDS encoding UPF0182 family membrane protein — encoded protein: MNRLVRNGPWLLLILLIGSGWAIETLMDESVDYLWFSSLNALSIFWTYFWARLLSGIIFGSLFFITLFSALRTIPGKIPPITIRVGPRLQEIPVAGIRKTLTIAIFLLSLFVGEGFSDPNSALSFLSVIKAANGGPSDPVFHHPLSFYLFDLPFWEPLVNFTTAVLIISVIVSLILGKLTGFLRASQTGFHFEPIYRKRFFFLLAVAVGSLGLSVFLERYDLLTKTHEMITGPGYTETHSTIPALLFASIMAFLTTAACLLAAFSESKSLLPLGLGTTAAAAYFIGAVIYPDMLERFVVLPDQFHREKPYIEKNIQWTRMAYGLDRVKVEHISELKTPSQQDFEKNAPTINNIRLWDHRPLLTTVRQLQQIRTYYQFPLLAPDRYTVNGQLRQVLLAPRELSYSNLPSPNWINLHLAYTHGHGLIMAPVNRVTDEGLPIFWIRNIPPETPASLPLKHSRIYFADRNLPYAIVNTQVGEFDYPSGNKNVYSHYNGKGGIRLSSTMRKILFSYHFGTPKIFLSDAITPESRILFHRNIFTIVHNLAPYLTLDPDPVPIVTAHGRLLWMIDAYTTSSHVPYSKEVPGPLAMINPRSHFAGGHLSALGSWHREINMIHNPVRVIVDPQSGIPTFYVTDPSDPMIATYRAIFPDLYKPMEMMGTDLESHLRFPPGIFSILAKVYESYHMTDPHTFFNREDLWDLPTRNEQSMSPYYTVMRLPGSSKEEYVLMLPYTPSQRQNLSAWLVGRSDGKHLGGMKVFTFPKERLIYGPDQIEARIDQRGPISKQLTLWNQQGSHVVRGTLLIIPVAGTLLYVEPLYLEATSQGALPELRRVIVSMGDRVVMRKTLSEAIDALFNNASGNEANPPQKHEVRSRIGEEDGWVELHALEKDADGALRNGDLQRLGADMKKILNTIRKHP